The Mesotoga sp. UBA6090 genome has a segment encoding these proteins:
- a CDS encoding M24 family metallopeptidase, whose protein sequence is MSRIERFREKLKECNLEGFVLYNMEASNRSSSWYLSGFSGSFSVLIVTPKDEYIVTDSRYFTQAEMETKFKLIPYKNGDELKDIIKTTLARDGASRVGFEEETISLGFYNRVFSQLGVELKPVDSLLKDMRMVKTPEEVEKIKLAVKIAEDALTETLNFVKPGRSEEEICAALEYEIRKRGGDLAFETIVGSGPRSAIVHGRPSERKLQEGDFLLIDYGARVNGYNSDITRTFCIGDPTEEMARVYETVLKAQTEAKNAAKAGVVGSSLHEVAASIIGEAGYGEFFGHGLGHSLGMDTHDGPGLSPKNNDPIPAGAVITIEPGIYLPGKFGVRIEDDCYFCENGIEVLTNLDRELKIL, encoded by the coding sequence ATGTCGAGAATCGAAAGATTTAGAGAGAAGCTGAAAGAATGCAATCTTGAGGGGTTTGTACTCTATAACATGGAGGCAAGCAACCGCTCCAGCTCCTGGTATCTGTCTGGCTTTTCGGGCTCCTTCTCAGTTCTGATCGTAACTCCAAAGGACGAGTACATAGTGACTGATTCGAGATACTTCACACAGGCCGAGATGGAGACGAAGTTCAAACTCATCCCTTACAAGAACGGCGACGAACTCAAGGATATAATTAAGACGACTTTGGCCAGAGACGGAGCAAGTCGGGTAGGATTTGAAGAAGAAACGATCAGTTTGGGGTTCTACAACAGGGTCTTTTCTCAGCTTGGAGTTGAATTGAAACCTGTCGACAGTCTTCTCAAAGATATGCGGATGGTCAAAACGCCGGAAGAAGTGGAAAAGATCAAACTCGCGGTAAAGATCGCAGAAGATGCGCTCACAGAGACTCTTAATTTCGTTAAGCCGGGCAGGTCTGAAGAGGAGATTTGTGCGGCGCTCGAATACGAAATAAGAAAACGGGGAGGCGACCTCGCCTTCGAAACGATAGTCGGCAGCGGGCCGAGAAGCGCGATCGTTCACGGCAGACCGTCTGAAAGAAAACTGCAGGAAGGCGATTTTCTCTTGATTGATTACGGAGCGAGGGTGAACGGCTACAATTCCGACATAACCAGGACCTTCTGTATTGGCGATCCGACAGAAGAGATGGCGAGAGTGTACGAAACCGTTCTTAAAGCGCAGACTGAAGCCAAGAACGCTGCAAAGGCAGGGGTTGTCGGAAGCAGCCTGCACGAAGTGGCGGCAAGTATAATTGGAGAGGCGGGCTACGGCGAATTCTTTGGTCACGGTCTTGGCCATAGTCTGGGAATGGATACTCACGACGGTCCGGGTCTGTCTCCGAAGAACAACGATCCGATCCCCGCAGGAGCGGTCATCACAATTGAGCCGGGTATCTATCTTCCCGGTAAATTTGGGGTTAGAATAGAAGACGATTGTTATTTTTGTGAAAATGGAATTGAGGTTCTAACTAATCTAGATAGAGAGTTGAAGATTCTTTAG
- the efp gene encoding elongation factor P, giving the protein MIEVGKIRKGNPLIIEGEIYIVIEANKHSMGRGDGIIRTRMKNLKTGLVRQFTFQASEKVEEAALSFRHVQYLYSEDELFHFMDLETYEQYTIGVDEMGDALDYIKENEEVDLQFHEERPIGVVLPNTVVLEVTDTAPAYKGDTVSGSGKPAVLETGLKVTVPFFVENGELIRVDTRTGEYIERA; this is encoded by the coding sequence ATGATAGAAGTTGGAAAAATCAGAAAGGGAAACCCCCTGATAATTGAAGGTGAGATCTACATTGTTATCGAGGCAAACAAGCATTCAATGGGAAGAGGGGACGGCATAATCAGGACGAGGATGAAGAACTTGAAGACCGGCCTTGTAAGGCAGTTTACGTTTCAGGCAAGCGAGAAGGTAGAAGAAGCGGCGCTTTCATTCAGGCATGTCCAGTATCTTTACTCTGAGGACGAGCTCTTCCACTTCATGGACCTCGAGACGTACGAGCAGTATACAATTGGAGTAGACGAGATGGGAGATGCTCTGGACTACATAAAGGAGAACGAAGAAGTCGACCTTCAGTTCCACGAAGAGAGGCCTATTGGGGTGGTTCTTCCAAACACCGTGGTCCTTGAAGTAACCGATACTGCGCCAGCATACAAGGGCGATACGGTCTCGGGAAGCGGCAAGCCTGCCGTTCTTGAAACAGGGTTGAAGGTAACGGTTCCATTCTTCGTAGAGAATGGAGAACTGATTCGTGTGGACACAAGAACAGGCGAATATATCGAGAGAGCATAG
- a CDS encoding Asp23/Gls24 family envelope stress response protein: MDFEETDLGRIEISEAVIRDIAIHSYIEFLKFDPKEVKARKEARSIVDIDLDEKVDGTKTVKITVNTKIKYGVSIPSYARKMQEKLKNDVESFSGIKVEDVSITIEDVYEEPQKPAVFEEEEESENSEMKLELEESKSEETVEEAEDEDREKEV, from the coding sequence ATGGATTTTGAAGAGACTGATCTCGGCAGAATCGAGATCTCGGAGGCTGTAATCCGGGATATCGCTATTCACTCCTACATAGAATTTCTGAAATTCGATCCTAAGGAAGTAAAAGCGCGGAAAGAGGCCAGGTCGATCGTAGATATCGATCTCGATGAGAAGGTCGATGGAACCAAAACAGTCAAGATAACTGTAAATACTAAGATCAAATACGGCGTCTCGATACCCTCTTATGCCAGGAAGATGCAGGAGAAATTGAAGAACGACGTGGAAAGCTTCAGCGGCATTAAGGTTGAAGACGTTTCCATAACGATTGAAGACGTATATGAAGAGCCTCAGAAACCTGCCGTGTTCGAAGAGGAAGAGGAGTCTGAGAACTCCGAAATGAAGCTCGAGCTTGAAGAAAGTAAGTCCGAGGAAACTGTCGAAGAGGCCGAAGACGAAGACAGAGAGAAAGAGGTTTGA
- the nusB gene encoding transcription antitermination factor NusB, translating into MKAGPSKSRRKMREIVFSAIYQFDFNDDLETSSDYLEQELSFFSMEMEMKLRTRKYFDTILKNRDEIDDIIRKHLTNWTFERLASIDKNVLRLGAYEIIYEPDIPIEVTLNESIDIAKKYGSEQGGKFVNGVLDKIARECASTEKKHL; encoded by the coding sequence GTGAAGGCAGGTCCAAGCAAAAGCAGACGAAAGATGAGAGAAATTGTTTTCAGCGCGATCTATCAGTTCGACTTCAATGATGATTTGGAGACTTCATCGGATTATCTCGAACAGGAGCTCAGCTTCTTTTCGATGGAGATGGAGATGAAATTGAGAACACGAAAGTACTTCGACACAATTTTGAAGAATCGTGATGAGATAGACGACATAATAAGAAAACACCTCACCAACTGGACTTTCGAGAGACTTGCCTCTATCGACAAGAACGTCCTGAGGCTTGGAGCATACGAGATAATCTATGAGCCGGACATACCTATCGAAGTTACACTGAACGAATCAATAGACATCGCGAAAAAGTATGGTTCGGAACAGGGCGGCAAATTCGTAAATGGCGTTCTCGACAAAATCGCTCGAGAGTGCGCATCAACAGAGAAAAAGCATTTATAG
- a CDS encoding formate--tetrahydrofolate ligase, whose product MLTDLEIAQKAELKEIDEIASSVSIPDKHLRRYGKHVAKISHQYLNELQDKPDGKLVLVTAISPTSAGEGKTTTSVGLAMALNKIGKKSFVTLREPSVGPIMGIKGGAAGGGYSQVLPMEEINLHFTGDFHAISLAHNLLSAVIDAHIKFDNELRIDPAQLYWPRTMDMNDRALRQIIVGLGGSANGYPREDSFVITAASEIMAIICLSKNLVELKERLARIIVGRSYDGDFITVKDLNVQGAMATLLKDVLDPNLVQTIEGTPAFVHGGPFANIAHGTNSLTATKMALKLSDYVITEAGFGADLGAQKFLDFVCPVGGLNPSAVVLVASIRALKLNGGASKNDIREEDLSALEQGFDNLKVHFENIHKYGIPVVVALNEFPTDTEKEREKFDTLCTSNSIPYERSRVWAEGGAGGVDLARKLVELVDGPSDYKPLIPMDLSFEEKLDKLTKEIYRAGRVDLEPAAKSKLRLFKKQGVDRLPIIVAKTQYSISDDDKKLGAPQGYTFKVRDLNLSAGAGFIVVVAGKIMLMPGLGRDPNAKQIDVDADGKISGLF is encoded by the coding sequence ATGCTGACTGATCTGGAGATAGCACAGAAAGCAGAATTGAAAGAAATTGACGAAATCGCCTCATCCGTCTCGATCCCTGACAAACATCTTAGAAGATATGGAAAACATGTCGCAAAGATCTCGCACCAATATCTGAATGAGCTGCAGGACAAACCCGACGGAAAACTGGTTCTTGTGACAGCTATAAGCCCTACAAGCGCCGGCGAAGGGAAGACCACTACTTCTGTTGGTCTGGCGATGGCCCTGAACAAGATAGGGAAGAAATCCTTTGTTACCCTTAGGGAGCCGTCTGTCGGTCCGATCATGGGAATCAAGGGGGGAGCCGCCGGCGGCGGTTACTCTCAGGTGCTTCCGATGGAAGAGATAAACCTACACTTCACTGGCGATTTTCACGCGATCTCGCTGGCACACAATCTTCTTTCTGCAGTTATCGATGCGCACATAAAGTTCGACAACGAACTGAGAATCGACCCGGCACAGTTATACTGGCCGAGAACCATGGATATGAATGACAGGGCTCTCAGACAGATAATCGTTGGCCTTGGAGGGTCGGCGAACGGCTATCCAAGAGAAGACTCCTTCGTTATAACTGCCGCCTCCGAAATTATGGCGATCATCTGTCTTTCGAAGAACCTGGTTGAACTGAAGGAACGGCTGGCCAGAATAATCGTTGGGAGAAGTTATGATGGCGACTTCATAACCGTCAAGGATTTGAACGTTCAGGGAGCGATGGCCACGCTTCTGAAAGATGTCCTCGATCCGAATCTCGTCCAGACTATTGAAGGCACTCCTGCCTTTGTTCACGGAGGGCCTTTTGCGAACATAGCTCATGGAACAAACAGCCTGACTGCGACAAAGATGGCTCTGAAGCTTTCCGATTATGTAATAACCGAGGCGGGCTTCGGGGCAGACCTGGGAGCACAGAAATTTCTCGATTTCGTCTGCCCTGTCGGAGGCTTGAACCCAAGCGCAGTTGTGCTGGTTGCCTCGATAAGAGCCCTGAAGCTGAACGGTGGAGCTTCAAAAAATGATATCCGGGAAGAAGATCTATCGGCACTTGAACAGGGATTCGACAACTTGAAGGTGCATTTTGAAAACATTCACAAGTACGGTATTCCCGTAGTAGTCGCCCTTAATGAATTCCCGACAGACACGGAGAAGGAAAGAGAGAAATTCGACACCCTCTGCACGTCGAACTCGATACCTTACGAGCGGTCGAGAGTGTGGGCCGAAGGCGGCGCCGGCGGAGTCGACCTCGCCAGAAAGCTAGTAGAGCTTGTCGACGGTCCGAGCGATTACAAACCCTTGATTCCGATGGACCTTTCCTTCGAAGAGAAGCTGGACAAGCTGACAAAAGAGATATATAGAGCCGGTAGAGTCGATCTTGAGCCGGCGGCAAAGAGCAAGTTAAGACTCTTCAAGAAGCAGGGAGTAGATCGTCTACCTATAATCGTTGCCAAGACTCAGTATTCCATCTCCGACGACGACAAGAAACTGGGGGCTCCGCAGGGTTACACTTTCAAGGTGAGAGATCTAAATCTCTCTGCCGGCGCCGGGTTTATCGTTGTTGTCGCCGGAAAGATTATGCTGATGCCAGGACTGGGTAGAGATCCCAACGCCAAGCAGATAGATGTGGATGCAGACGGAAAGATAAGCGGACTCTTTTGA
- a CDS encoding bifunctional 5,10-methylenetetrahydrofolate dehydrogenase/5,10-methenyltetrahydrofolate cyclohydrolase yields the protein MILDGKIVSESIYADIKEKISNRTGELPSLVLFCDEPDASNKTYMKSIRRQGEKLGIEVIVRDSGSNPVEEISELNKDKNVAGIMVMHPLKTADEKAVLAALDPGKDLEGRTVSNLGGIINDEEFFAPPTAEAVMEILNYYGIEVKGRDITIVGRSNTVGKPLALLLLKKGVDGTVTVCHSRSRDISEKTFNADIVVSAVGIAGFIEREMIRPGAVVIDVGINFVDGKLVGDVDFDEVSQIAAAITPVPGGVGSVTTALLFRHYYRSIERMGS from the coding sequence ATGATACTTGATGGAAAGATCGTTTCAGAGAGCATATATGCCGATATAAAGGAGAAGATCAGCAATAGAACTGGAGAGCTTCCTTCACTCGTTCTCTTCTGCGACGAACCGGACGCATCCAACAAGACGTATATGAAATCGATAAGGAGGCAGGGGGAGAAACTCGGCATTGAAGTGATAGTGAGAGATAGCGGTAGCAATCCCGTCGAGGAGATCTCTGAACTGAACAAAGACAAGAACGTTGCGGGAATAATGGTAATGCATCCGCTGAAAACCGCCGACGAAAAGGCCGTGCTGGCTGCGCTCGATCCCGGGAAAGATCTTGAGGGCCGAACCGTATCGAATCTCGGCGGAATAATCAACGACGAAGAGTTCTTCGCTCCCCCCACTGCCGAAGCCGTCATGGAGATTCTGAACTACTACGGGATCGAAGTGAAGGGTCGAGACATAACCATTGTCGGCAGATCAAATACAGTCGGGAAACCTCTCGCGCTGCTCTTGCTGAAGAAAGGTGTGGACGGCACCGTGACCGTCTGCCATTCTAGGAGCAGAGACATATCCGAGAAGACATTCAACGCCGATATAGTTGTCAGTGCCGTTGGAATTGCCGGGTTTATAGAGCGCGAGATGATCAGGCCCGGTGCGGTTGTGATTGATGTAGGAATAAACTTCGTGGATGGGAAACTAGTCGGCGATGTAGACTTTGATGAGGTAAGCCAGATAGCGGCTGCTATTACTCCCGTACCTGGGGGAGTCGGCAGTGTGACTACGGCGCTTCTTTTCAGGCATTATTATAGATCTATTGAAAGAATGGGGTCGTAA
- the dxs gene encoding 1-deoxy-D-xylulose-5-phosphate synthase gives MNEQPLFRRLKDYSYTQLEVLAGEIRDTITRVVSSNTGHLASNLGTVELTIALYRVFDPDEDIIIWDTGHQAYTHKLLTGRYGSFGSLRKKGGISGFLNRKESPYDFFGAGHVGTGLPAAMGIEQAQKIFRNANNIVVVTGDGALTSGLALEALNQMKDIGSKIKVIVNDNGMSIGKNVGSLSSSLAELRLNPVYREMKGDLKNALEAMKLGSLEQFLSKIKSGLKASILGGNIFEDMGLNYVGPVKGHDFQELEAVFSAVKQLPEPFLVHIVTKKGKGLEYAESNPTRFHSVSRIDFENGERISLGGELTYSEVFGKVLTELAKKDPSISAITAAMPDGTGLAEFAEKHPARFFDLGITEQLCTTFASGMAAAGTKPVFAVYSTFLQRAVDQLIHDVALQDLPVLFAIDRAGIVGQDGATHNGIFDISFLSMIPNMQILAPSSLKELANMIFTLFTEKWMDHPTAIRYPRETELQSIDDIVSNLRKVELFKWEKVIDGKETAILATGSMVSRSRETALLNGYALYNCRSIKPLDKAALGQIFADYDLIVTVEEGIKSGGFGSNVTLEASRQNYNGRIDIIAIEDCFSSHGTREEVLNELGLDARGIENRISKLRGEKNASNYRIR, from the coding sequence ATGAACGAACAGCCACTCTTCAGACGATTGAAAGACTACTCTTATACCCAGCTGGAGGTTCTGGCCGGAGAGATAAGAGATACGATAACGAGAGTCGTGTCCTCGAATACGGGACATCTCGCTTCGAACCTGGGGACCGTAGAGTTGACGATTGCTCTCTACAGAGTATTCGACCCTGACGAAGACATAATCATCTGGGATACCGGGCATCAGGCTTACACTCACAAACTGCTCACAGGTCGTTATGGTTCCTTCGGATCTCTCAGGAAGAAGGGCGGAATCAGCGGCTTCCTGAACAGAAAGGAAAGCCCTTATGATTTCTTTGGGGCGGGACATGTTGGGACGGGACTTCCTGCCGCAATGGGCATAGAGCAGGCACAAAAAATATTCCGCAACGCAAATAACATTGTGGTTGTCACAGGCGACGGAGCTTTGACTTCCGGTCTGGCTCTTGAAGCTCTTAATCAAATGAAGGACATCGGCTCCAAGATAAAAGTGATAGTAAACGACAACGGAATGAGCATCGGAAAGAATGTGGGAAGCCTCTCTTCCTCTCTTGCCGAACTAAGGCTGAACCCTGTCTACAGAGAAATGAAAGGTGACTTGAAGAACGCCCTGGAGGCGATGAAGCTAGGAAGCCTCGAGCAGTTCCTTTCGAAGATAAAGAGCGGACTGAAAGCCTCGATTCTCGGCGGCAATATTTTTGAAGATATGGGGTTGAACTACGTGGGTCCTGTGAAGGGCCACGATTTTCAGGAGCTGGAAGCGGTTTTTTCGGCCGTCAAGCAGTTGCCTGAACCTTTCCTTGTCCATATAGTCACGAAGAAGGGAAAGGGCCTCGAATACGCCGAGAGCAATCCCACGAGATTTCACAGTGTCAGCAGAATCGATTTTGAAAACGGCGAGAGGATCTCCCTCGGCGGGGAGCTTACTTACAGCGAAGTCTTCGGAAAGGTTCTGACGGAACTGGCAAAGAAAGACCCATCAATTTCCGCTATTACCGCGGCGATGCCTGACGGAACGGGTCTGGCAGAGTTTGCCGAGAAACATCCCGCAAGGTTTTTCGATCTTGGAATAACCGAACAGCTCTGCACAACCTTTGCGTCTGGAATGGCTGCGGCCGGAACGAAACCCGTCTTCGCGGTGTACTCGACCTTCCTGCAGAGAGCGGTGGATCAGCTGATCCACGACGTTGCCCTCCAGGATCTTCCGGTTCTCTTCGCGATAGATAGGGCTGGCATAGTCGGTCAGGACGGCGCGACCCATAACGGAATCTTCGATATTTCTTTCCTTTCGATGATTCCGAATATGCAGATTCTCGCTCCTTCGAGCCTGAAGGAACTGGCGAACATGATCTTCACTCTCTTCACTGAGAAATGGATGGACCATCCCACTGCGATAAGGTATCCGAGAGAGACGGAGCTCCAGAGCATTGACGATATTGTCTCGAACCTGAGGAAGGTGGAGCTGTTCAAGTGGGAAAAGGTGATCGACGGAAAGGAAACAGCCATCCTTGCAACGGGATCGATGGTTTCCAGGAGCAGGGAGACCGCTCTCTTGAACGGATATGCTCTCTATAACTGCCGATCGATAAAACCGCTCGACAAAGCGGCTCTAGGACAAATCTTCGCCGATTACGACCTGATAGTGACGGTTGAAGAGGGAATAAAGAGCGGAGGCTTCGGCTCCAATGTGACGCTTGAGGCTTCAAGGCAGAACTACAATGGTAGAATCGATATTATTGCAATTGAGGACTGTTTTTCTTCTCACGGCACGAGGGAAGAGGTATTGAATGAGCTGGGGTTGGATGCCAGGGGAATAGAGAATAGAATCTCTAAACTGAGAGGTGAAAAGAATGCAAGTAACTACAGAATTCGGTAA
- a CDS encoding Asp23/Gls24 family envelope stress response protein, with protein sequence MQVTTEFGKIDISLQAISSIVKKVVSESYGPVNVGSPQTGFLTKLFGTGEDSRKGIKVTEEIDGTLEIDIDLILEHGVRIPTVVENIQENVFHKLKELTEATNIKVNIHVVGLQD encoded by the coding sequence ATGCAAGTAACTACAGAATTCGGTAAGATCGATATTTCTCTTCAGGCGATATCTTCGATAGTCAAGAAGGTTGTATCCGAGTCTTACGGACCGGTAAACGTCGGATCGCCCCAAACGGGATTTCTGACAAAACTATTCGGCACGGGAGAGGATTCTAGAAAGGGAATCAAAGTAACCGAGGAGATCGACGGCACGCTTGAGATCGATATCGATTTGATTCTCGAGCACGGCGTTAGAATCCCCACCGTCGTTGAGAATATCCAGGAAAACGTATTTCACAAGTTGAAGGAGCTTACTGAAGCGACCAATATCAAGGTGAATATTCACGTTGTCGGCTTGCAAGATTGA
- a CDS encoding DAK2 domain-containing protein, which produces MKRINGKFYVAAFRKAAERLLVNKDEINALNVFPVPDGDTGSNMAAAMMEACEYLDRLKKDDLVNVLEAVKTGMLMGARGNSGVILSQIFRGFAEGIGNRKFVNTKAFTEGLTKAKEIAYRSVMKPVEGTMLTVMKVCADTAGDEFGDIEDFDEYFEKLVEVAFNTVEKTPTLLPKLKEAGVVDSGAKGLAYIFEGFLLATKGDIELEGPLQQMPQAMGSSTERIVEIVRQELKYTYCTELIVNLNGSENPEETSELLKAYLEEMGDSIVMVHQDEIIKIHVHTDHPGDVIEKFLGVGFLQKVKIDNMKVQHEHIVDIQSKGPEMYGKDKHHGVIVVSPGEGLADVLKSLGVDHAVKGGQTMNPSLKDLYEAISRIAADKVIVLPNNPNIILTAKEAANAIHDDNPEKEVYIIPTRTVQEGIAAMTVYNDEMDSESLIREMEEAAEAVSPISITYAVRDSSMKGKKIRKGEYIAIGRDGLITSGRKLEKLVHDSIKTVLGKDADREVVTIFYGSEVSEEAAGKLLESLSESFSDFEFEIHSGGQPYYYYLISIE; this is translated from the coding sequence ATGAAACGTATCAACGGCAAGTTCTATGTCGCAGCCTTCCGGAAAGCCGCTGAACGACTTCTTGTAAATAAAGATGAGATCAACGCGCTTAATGTCTTTCCCGTTCCAGACGGAGATACTGGATCGAATATGGCGGCCGCGATGATGGAGGCCTGCGAGTATCTCGATAGGTTGAAGAAAGATGATTTGGTGAACGTTCTGGAAGCGGTAAAGACTGGAATGCTAATGGGCGCCAGGGGAAACTCCGGCGTAATCCTCTCTCAAATATTTAGAGGATTTGCCGAGGGGATAGGAAACAGAAAATTCGTCAACACCAAGGCCTTTACCGAGGGCCTGACAAAAGCCAAAGAAATCGCTTACAGATCCGTAATGAAACCGGTTGAAGGTACAATGTTGACCGTCATGAAGGTCTGTGCAGATACTGCCGGCGATGAATTCGGAGACATAGAGGACTTCGACGAGTACTTCGAGAAGCTCGTAGAAGTCGCTTTCAATACTGTTGAGAAGACCCCAACCCTCTTGCCGAAACTGAAAGAGGCCGGAGTGGTCGATTCCGGTGCAAAGGGCCTGGCTTACATATTTGAAGGCTTCCTGCTGGCGACGAAAGGCGATATAGAGCTTGAAGGACCGCTTCAGCAGATGCCGCAGGCTATGGGATCTTCAACGGAGCGCATAGTGGAGATCGTAAGGCAAGAGCTCAAATACACATACTGCACCGAGTTGATCGTGAACCTCAATGGGTCGGAAAACCCGGAAGAGACCTCTGAACTGCTGAAAGCCTACCTGGAAGAGATGGGAGATTCTATTGTCATGGTTCATCAGGATGAGATCATAAAGATTCACGTCCACACAGACCATCCTGGAGATGTTATTGAGAAATTCCTCGGTGTCGGATTCCTTCAGAAAGTGAAGATAGACAACATGAAGGTCCAGCATGAGCACATAGTGGATATCCAGTCGAAAGGACCTGAGATGTACGGAAAGGACAAGCACCACGGAGTAATCGTGGTCTCACCTGGAGAGGGGCTGGCCGATGTATTGAAGAGTCTTGGCGTAGACCACGCCGTTAAGGGCGGTCAGACGATGAATCCTAGTCTGAAAGACCTTTACGAAGCAATCAGCAGAATTGCCGCAGATAAAGTCATTGTTCTTCCCAACAACCCGAACATAATTTTAACTGCCAAAGAAGCGGCTAACGCCATTCACGACGACAATCCCGAAAAAGAAGTCTACATAATTCCTACGCGTACGGTTCAGGAAGGGATAGCCGCGATGACCGTATATAACGACGAGATGGATAGCGAGTCTCTAATAAGAGAAATGGAAGAAGCGGCTGAAGCTGTTTCTCCGATCTCAATCACATACGCCGTTCGCGATTCCAGCATGAAGGGAAAGAAGATAAGGAAAGGCGAGTATATAGCAATCGGTAGAGACGGTCTGATAACCTCGGGCAGAAAGCTCGAGAAGCTCGTTCACGACTCGATCAAGACCGTTCTTGGAAAAGATGCCGACAGAGAGGTCGTCACGATATTCTATGGATCGGAAGTGTCGGAGGAAGCCGCAGGAAAACTGCTTGAATCTCTTTCGGAAAGTTTCTCCGATTTCGAATTCGAAATCCACAGCGGCGGACAGCCCTACTATTACTACCTGATTTCCATTGAATAG
- a CDS encoding glycine--tRNA ligase subunit alpha, with product MYLQDVVEKLNSYWSMQGCIIDQPYDLEMGAGTFHPSTFLRSLGKKPWKVAFIQPSRRPTDGRYGENPMRVQRYFQYQVIIKPNPENSQELYLGSLEALGINPVEHDIRFVEDNWESPTLGAWGVGWEVWLDGMEVSQFTYFQQVGGIDVDLVSLEITYGLERITMYLQKKANIFDIDWNEEFKYGDVFLENEKEFSAYNFDVADTSRLFELYRLYREEFDLCMEHGLVRPSYDYMIKCSHAFNLLDARNAISVSQRQSYIKSIREMAKAVAEAYVAKERDTDE from the coding sequence ATGTACTTACAAGACGTAGTAGAAAAACTCAACTCATACTGGTCTATGCAGGGGTGTATCATAGACCAGCCTTATGACCTCGAAATGGGGGCCGGAACATTCCACCCTTCAACCTTTCTTAGGTCGCTTGGAAAGAAGCCCTGGAAAGTTGCCTTCATTCAGCCGAGCAGGAGACCGACCGACGGTCGATACGGCGAAAACCCAATGAGAGTTCAAAGATACTTCCAGTATCAGGTGATAATCAAACCCAACCCGGAGAACTCTCAGGAGCTATACCTCGGTTCTCTGGAAGCTCTGGGAATAAACCCCGTGGAGCACGACATTCGTTTTGTCGAAGACAACTGGGAATCTCCGACTCTGGGAGCCTGGGGTGTGGGCTGGGAAGTCTGGCTCGATGGAATGGAGGTCAGTCAGTTCACATATTTCCAGCAGGTCGGCGGAATCGATGTCGACCTCGTTTCGCTCGAGATCACCTATGGGCTTGAAAGAATAACGATGTACCTTCAGAAGAAAGCCAATATATTCGATATAGACTGGAATGAAGAGTTCAAATATGGCGATGTCTTCCTCGAGAACGAGAAGGAATTCTCCGCTTACAATTTCGATGTTGCAGATACCTCAAGGCTCTTCGAGCTTTACAGACTCTACAGGGAGGAGTTCGACCTGTGTATGGAGCATGGCCTCGTAAGACCCTCATACGACTACATGATCAAATGTTCTCACGCCTTCAATTTGCTCGACGCCAGAAACGCCATAAGCGTATCTCAGCGTCAAAGCTACATCAAATCGATTAGAGAGATGGCGAAGGCAGTGGCCGAAGCATACGTAGCTAAGGAGCGCGATACAGATGAGTGA